CAGTACCTGCGCCAACTGCGCGCGGATGCGTTCGAGTTGCCCGAAAGCATCGGCGGCTTCCAGAAAATCGATCTCTTCTTCCGGGAAGTCGAGCGTTGCCTCCACCAGCATGCGCAGGTGAATCACCAGATCCACAAGCGCATGAATTTCGCGCGAGAACGCACCGTCCAGCGACCGGCTCGCCGAGCGTGCCGCCGCCTCGGTGCTCGCCTCGATCAGGTCGGCCACCGCCTCGGCCTGCGCCAGATCGAGCTTGTCGTTCAGGAACGCGCGATGTGTGAACTCCCCCGGTTCCGCAAGACGCACGCCGAGCTCAGTGCCTTCGTCGATACAACGCTGCAAGAGCAATTGCAGCACGATGGGACCGCCGTGTCCCTGCAGTTCCAGTACGTCCTCGCCGGTGTACGAATTCGGGCCGGGAAAGTACAGCGCGATACCGCGATCGAGCGCGTCGCCCGTACCGTCCAGAAACGGCAGATACGACGCGTGACGCGGTTTGAGCGGCTGACCGACCAGACGCGTGATGACACGCTGCACAGCCTCGCCGCGATGCTTGCCGAAGGAGACACGCACCACGCCGATACCGCCGCGTCCGGGGGCGGTGGCAATGGCGGCAATCGGAACGGTGGAGACGGTAGCGCTCATGGAACGATTCGTTGAAAAACAGTGGCTTATTTTGACATGCACCAAACAAAACCGCCCGCGAGAGACTCGCGGGCGGCTATGTCAGTCAGACGGTCTAACCTGAATCGTCAGGCCGCCTTTTCCTTCTTTTTGGTACCGAGCATCCGGTTGATGGACCATTGCTGCGCAATCGACAACGTGTTGTTGACCACGTAGTACAGCACCAGACCCGACGGCAGGAAGAGGAACATGACCGAGAAAATCAGCGGCATGAACATCATCATCTTGGCTTGCATCGGATCCGGCGGCGTCGGGTTCAGCTTCGTCTGAATGAACATCGACACGGCCATCAGCACCGGCAGGATGTAATACGGATCCTGCGTCGAGAGGTCATGAATCCAGCCCAGCCACGGCGCGCCGCGCATTTCCACCGACGAGAGCAGCACCCAGTACAGCGCGATGAACACCGGAATCTGAATCACGATCGGGATACAGCCACCGAACGGATTGACCTTCTCGGTCTTGTACAGCTCCATGAGCGCCGCGTTCATCTTCTGCGGGTCGCTCTTGTAGCGCTCGCGCAGCGCTTGCATGCGCGGCGTGATTTCCTTCATGCGCGCCATCGACTTGTAGCTTGCTGCCGACAGCGGGAAGAACACCAGCTTGATGATCACGGTCACGGCGATGATCGCCCAACCCCAGTTGCCGAGCAGCGCATGCAGCTTCGAGAGCAGCCAGAACAGCGGCTTGGCAAGGATCGTGAAGTAACCGTAGTCCTTCGTCAGTTCCAGGCCCGGCGCGATCTGCTCGAGCATGTGCTCTTCCTGCGGACCCGCGAACAGACGTGCATCGACCGTCTCGCTGCCATTTGCGGGAATGGCGGCAAGCGTTTGTCGCACGCCAACGCGGTACAGACCGTTGTCCAGCTTCTGGACGTAGTTCTTGCGCTCCGCGCCTTCCTTCGGAATCCAGGCCGTGGCGAAGTAATGCTGCACCATGCCGATCCAGCCATCGTTCGACTGCTTGACGTACTTCGCCTTGTCCTTGTCGATGTCGCTGAACGTGATCTTCTGGAACTTCTCGTCGCTGCTGTAGACCGTCGGGCCCGTGAACGTGTGCGAGAACTTCGCCCCGCTGATTTCACGGCCGTCACGCACCAGTTCCATGTACAGCGTCGGCTTGATGGGGGCGTCGGTCTTGTTGACGATCGTGTTCGACACGTCGATCACATAGCTGCCGCGATGGAACGTGTACGCACGCACCAACTGCAGGCCGCCCTTGACCGGCGACTCGAACTTCACGGTCAGCGTGTCGCCCGTCATCGTGGTCGGACCCGGCACCATCGTGAAGATGTCGTTGTGGTTCGGGAAGTCGCCGTCGACCAGCCCCGTGCGAGCGAAGTACTGATGGCTCGGGGTGTTGTCGAACAGCACGACGTGCTTGTCGGCTTCGTCGGCGTCGGGCCACTTCGTGAGCGCCAGGAACGACAGCGTGCCGCCCTGCGTGCTGATGTCGGCTTCGTAGACGTCGGTGTTGATGCGGACGTTCTGCGCGCTCGCAGCGGCGGGGGCATTACCCGGCGCATTGCTCGTCGCCGGGTTGGCGTTGGCAGCCTGCGGCAGGTCGTTGCCCGCTGTCTTGTTACCCGTGGCGGCCGGGGCGGAAGCTTCCGGCGTCGGGAAGAACAACGACGAATGGCCATTGGCGCGTTGCCAGTTGTCGAAAAGCATCACGACAGACAGCGCGAAAATGACCCAGAGTACGGTGCGTTTGATGTCCATGCGGTAACTCGTGGTGGACGAAA
This window of the Pandoraea sputorum genome carries:
- the yidC gene encoding membrane protein insertase YidC translates to MDIKRTVLWVIFALSVVMLFDNWQRANGHSSLFFPTPEASAPAATGNKTAGNDLPQAANANPATSNAPGNAPAAASAQNVRINTDVYEADISTQGGTLSFLALTKWPDADEADKHVVLFDNTPSHQYFARTGLVDGDFPNHNDIFTMVPGPTTMTGDTLTVKFESPVKGGLQLVRAYTFHRGSYVIDVSNTIVNKTDAPIKPTLYMELVRDGREISGAKFSHTFTGPTVYSSDEKFQKITFSDIDKDKAKYVKQSNDGWIGMVQHYFATAWIPKEGAERKNYVQKLDNGLYRVGVRQTLAAIPANGSETVDARLFAGPQEEHMLEQIAPGLELTKDYGYFTILAKPLFWLLSKLHALLGNWGWAIIAVTVIIKLVFFPLSAASYKSMARMKEITPRMQALRERYKSDPQKMNAALMELYKTEKVNPFGGCIPIVIQIPVFIALYWVLLSSVEMRGAPWLGWIHDLSTQDPYYILPVLMAVSMFIQTKLNPTPPDPMQAKMMMFMPLIFSVMFLFLPSGLVLYYVVNNTLSIAQQWSINRMLGTKKKEKAA